The Azospirillum brasilense genome window below encodes:
- a CDS encoding ABC transporter substrate-binding protein: protein MNTLARRLAGAALLSAGLSFGFAATPVLADTPKDTLVMAWQFDDIVTLDPGEIFELSGAEYGAQVYDRLIRFDVNDVSKIYGQVAESWTVSDDGKTFTFTIRDGIKFHSGNPLTAEDVAYSLQRAVKMNKGPAFILTQFGLTPENVDQKVRATDPRTLVFETDKTYAPTFVLYCLTADVSGVVDAKLVKSKEVNGDFGAAFLKANSAGSGPFVLRQWKASELLSLEANANYWGGAPAVKRVLIRHIAEPATQRLLLEKGDVDVARNLKPEQFEPLRGNDKIRIVQAPKGTLYYFGLNQKNEVLAKPDVRKAFKYAVDYDGMAKTIMNGLGTVHQAFLPKGFLGALEENPYTYDPAKAKELLRQAGYPDGITVTMDVRNTSPSMDMAQAIQGSAAAAGIKINLLPADGKQVVTKYRARNHEALLYQWGADYQDPNTNADTFAANPDNADDAKAKPLSWRNAWDIPELTKKTAAAVEERDTAKRAAMYQELQREVLETSPFVIMFQQTEVIAERSNVEGLVWGPSFDSNYYWKVSKK from the coding sequence ATGAACACGCTCGCGCGCCGTCTGGCCGGTGCCGCCCTTCTGTCCGCCGGTCTTTCCTTCGGCTTTGCGGCCACGCCGGTCCTGGCCGACACGCCGAAGGACACGCTGGTCATGGCTTGGCAGTTCGACGACATCGTGACGCTCGATCCCGGCGAAATCTTCGAGCTGTCGGGGGCCGAATACGGCGCCCAGGTCTATGACCGGCTGATCCGCTTCGACGTCAACGACGTCAGCAAGATTTACGGGCAAGTCGCGGAAAGCTGGACCGTCTCCGACGACGGCAAGACCTTCACCTTCACCATCCGTGACGGCATCAAGTTCCACTCCGGCAACCCGCTGACGGCGGAGGATGTGGCCTACTCGCTCCAGCGCGCTGTGAAGATGAACAAGGGGCCGGCCTTCATCCTGACCCAGTTCGGCCTGACGCCGGAGAACGTCGACCAGAAGGTCCGCGCCACCGACCCGCGCACCCTGGTGTTCGAGACGGACAAGACCTACGCCCCGACCTTCGTGCTCTATTGCCTGACCGCCGACGTCTCCGGCGTGGTCGATGCCAAGCTGGTCAAGAGCAAGGAGGTCAACGGCGACTTCGGCGCCGCCTTCCTCAAGGCCAACTCCGCCGGGTCCGGCCCCTTCGTCCTGCGCCAGTGGAAGGCCAGCGAGCTTCTGTCGCTGGAGGCCAACGCCAACTATTGGGGCGGCGCCCCGGCGGTGAAGCGCGTGCTGATCCGCCACATCGCGGAGCCGGCGACCCAGCGCCTGCTGCTGGAGAAGGGCGACGTCGACGTGGCCCGCAACCTGAAGCCGGAGCAGTTCGAGCCGCTGCGCGGCAACGACAAGATCCGCATCGTCCAGGCGCCCAAGGGCACGCTCTATTATTTCGGCCTGAACCAGAAGAACGAGGTGCTGGCCAAGCCCGACGTGCGCAAGGCCTTCAAGTACGCCGTGGACTACGACGGCATGGCGAAGACCATCATGAACGGCCTCGGCACCGTCCATCAGGCTTTCCTGCCCAAGGGCTTCCTCGGCGCGCTGGAGGAGAACCCGTACACGTACGATCCGGCCAAGGCGAAGGAACTGCTCCGCCAAGCCGGCTATCCGGACGGCATCACCGTGACGATGGATGTCCGCAACACCTCGCCCAGCATGGACATGGCCCAGGCCATCCAGGGCAGCGCGGCGGCGGCGGGCATCAAGATCAACTTGCTGCCGGCGGACGGCAAGCAGGTGGTCACCAAGTACCGCGCCCGCAACCACGAGGCTCTGCTCTACCAGTGGGGCGCCGACTACCAGGACCCGAACACCAACGCCGACACCTTCGCCGCCAACCCGGACAACGCCGACGACGCGAAGGCCAAGCCGCTGTCCTGGCGCAACGCCTGGGACATCCCCGAGCTGACCAAGAAGACCGCCGCCGCGGTCGAGGAGCGCGACACCGCCAAGCGCGCGGCGATGTACCAGGAGCTTCAGCGCGAAGTCCTGGAGACCTCGCCCTTCGTCATCATGTTCCAGCAGACCGAGGTGATCGCGGAGCGTAGCAACGTCGAAGGGCTGGTCTGGGGCCCGAGCTTCGACAGCAACTATTATTGGAAGGTCAGCAAGAAGTAA
- a CDS encoding APH(6)-I family aminoglycoside O-phosphotransferase, whose amino-acid sequence MGAHAVIPPEVGRFVELWGLLPDAPLRTTHSSWVLPVRHEGAPAMLKVARTPDERSGYRLMTWWNGQGAARVFASSTDALLMERAADGADDLARMAWSGRDENACRILCDTVARLHAQRPGPLPELHPLERWFQPLFQLATEQAALAPAADIARQLIAAPRAVGPLHGDLHHENVLDFGERGWLAIDPHGLLGEQAFDYANIFTNPDLSDPSRPLATMPGRLEARLGVVIEATGIEAGRLLRWIVAWTGLSAAWFIEDGDDEGAAIDLTINAMARRLLG is encoded by the coding sequence ATGGGCGCGCATGCCGTTATCCCCCCGGAGGTCGGAAGGTTCGTGGAGCTGTGGGGCCTGCTCCCGGACGCCCCTCTGCGGACCACGCACTCCAGTTGGGTGCTTCCGGTCCGGCACGAGGGGGCACCGGCGATGCTGAAGGTCGCCCGGACCCCCGATGAGCGGTCGGGCTACCGGCTCATGACGTGGTGGAATGGGCAGGGGGCCGCCAGGGTCTTCGCCTCGTCCACGGACGCCCTGCTCATGGAGCGGGCGGCGGACGGTGCCGACGATCTCGCCCGGATGGCCTGGTCGGGCCGGGATGAGAACGCCTGCCGCATCCTGTGCGACACCGTGGCCCGCCTGCATGCGCAGCGGCCCGGCCCGCTTCCGGAGTTGCACCCGTTGGAGCGCTGGTTCCAGCCGCTTTTCCAGCTTGCCACGGAACAGGCAGCGCTGGCGCCCGCCGCGGACATTGCGCGCCAGCTCATTGCCGCTCCCCGGGCCGTCGGCCCGCTCCATGGCGACCTGCACCACGAGAACGTGCTCGATTTCGGTGAGCGGGGGTGGCTGGCGATCGATCCCCATGGGCTGCTTGGCGAGCAGGCCTTCGATTACGCCAACATCTTCACGAATCCGGACCTCAGCGATCCCAGCCGGCCGCTCGCCACCATGCCCGGCCGGCTGGAGGCCCGGTTGGGTGTCGTGATCGAGGCGACGGGGATCGAGGCCGGGCGGCTGCTTCGCTGGATCGTCGCGTGGACGGGTCTGTCGGCGGCCTGGTTCATCGAGGATGGCGACGATGAGGGCGCGGCGATCGATCTCACGATCAACGCGATGGCGCGCCGCCTGCTCGGGTAG
- a CDS encoding ABC transporter permease, whose amino-acid sequence MPGRRHAIRGAGLLVSVALTVLGLLLVTFLIGRVVPIDPVIAVVGDRVSADTYARVRQELGLDLPLWQQFLRYVGDVLQGDFGTSVLTSRPVLEDILRVFPATLELATAALVVGVLLGIPAGVMAAVHRGRWPDHLIRVIGLIGHSIPIFWLGLMALLVFYARLDWAPGPGRVDVFYEGLVDPVTGVITVDALLAGESDVFWSALHHLVLPAGILGLYSVAYIARMTRSFMLDQLRQEYITTARVKGMSEARVIWRHALGNIAVPLTTVVALSYASLLEGSVLTETVFAWPGLGLYITNSLLSADMNAVLGGTLVVGAVFIGLNLLSDLLYRLLDPRAR is encoded by the coding sequence ATGCCGGGGCGGCGCCATGCGATTCGCGGGGCGGGGCTGCTCGTCTCGGTGGCGCTGACCGTCCTCGGCCTCCTGCTCGTCACCTTCCTGATCGGGCGCGTGGTGCCCATCGACCCGGTGATCGCCGTGGTCGGCGACCGCGTGTCCGCCGACACCTACGCCCGCGTCCGCCAGGAGCTGGGGCTGGACCTGCCGCTGTGGCAGCAGTTCCTGCGCTACGTCGGCGACGTGCTTCAGGGCGATTTCGGCACCTCGGTGCTGACCTCCCGCCCGGTGCTGGAGGACATCCTGCGCGTTTTCCCGGCGACGCTGGAGCTGGCTACCGCCGCGCTGGTCGTCGGTGTGCTGCTGGGCATCCCGGCGGGGGTGATGGCCGCCGTCCATCGCGGGCGCTGGCCGGACCATCTGATCCGGGTGATCGGGCTGATCGGCCATTCCATCCCGATCTTCTGGCTGGGGCTGATGGCGCTGCTGGTCTTCTACGCGCGGCTCGACTGGGCGCCGGGGCCGGGGCGGGTGGACGTCTTCTACGAGGGGCTGGTCGATCCGGTGACCGGGGTCATCACGGTGGACGCCCTGCTGGCCGGCGAGAGCGACGTGTTCTGGAGCGCGCTGCACCATCTGGTGCTGCCGGCGGGAATCCTCGGCCTCTACAGCGTGGCCTACATCGCGCGCATGACGCGCAGCTTCATGCTGGACCAGCTCCGCCAGGAATACATCACGACGGCCCGCGTCAAGGGCATGTCGGAAGCGCGGGTGATCTGGCGCCACGCGCTGGGCAACATCGCGGTGCCGCTGACGACCGTGGTGGCGCTGTCCTACGCCTCGCTGCTGGAGGGGTCGGTGCTGACGGAGACGGTGTTCGCCTGGCCGGGGCTGGGGCTCTACATCACCAACTCGCTGCTGTCGGCGGACATGAACGCGGTGCTGGGCGGCACGCTGGTGGTGGGGGCGGTCTTCATCGGCCTGAACCTGCTGTCCGACCTGCTGTACCGCCTCCTCGATCCGAGGGCTCGATGA
- a CDS encoding ABC transporter ATP-binding protein, with product MIDVKDLRVTFGHGADAVAAVQGVSFAVREGESFGLVGESGSGKSTVLRAVVGLNHDWTGSIAVAGAVQSRRREKGFFKSCQMVFQDPYGSLHPRHTIDRILAEPIAIHGLRDADARIDRVLRDVGLGPQFRFRYPHQLSGGQRQRVAIARALVLEPRVLLLDEPTSALDVSVQAEILNLLKRLRAEHALTYVLVSHNLAVVATMCDRLAVMNRGRIVEEMDVEALRRGAAREDYTRQLLRASQGYDRAAADSFKDFA from the coding sequence ATGATCGACGTCAAGGATCTGCGCGTCACCTTCGGCCATGGCGCCGACGCCGTGGCCGCCGTGCAGGGGGTGTCCTTCGCCGTGCGGGAGGGCGAGAGCTTCGGGCTGGTCGGCGAATCGGGCTCGGGCAAGTCCACGGTGCTGCGCGCCGTCGTCGGGCTGAACCACGATTGGACCGGGTCCATCGCCGTGGCCGGTGCGGTGCAAAGCCGGCGCCGCGAGAAGGGCTTTTTCAAGTCCTGCCAGATGGTCTTCCAGGACCCCTACGGCTCGCTGCACCCCCGCCACACCATCGACCGCATTCTGGCCGAGCCCATCGCCATCCATGGCTTGCGCGACGCCGACGCGCGGATCGACCGGGTGCTGCGCGACGTCGGGCTGGGGCCGCAGTTCCGCTTCCGCTACCCGCACCAGCTCTCCGGCGGGCAGCGCCAGCGCGTCGCCATCGCCCGCGCGCTGGTGCTGGAGCCGCGCGTGCTGCTGCTGGACGAGCCGACCTCGGCGCTCGATGTGTCGGTGCAGGCGGAAATCCTCAACCTGCTGAAGCGGCTGCGGGCGGAGCACGCGCTGACCTACGTGCTGGTCAGCCACAATCTGGCGGTGGTCGCCACCATGTGCGACCGGCTGGCCGTGATGAACCGTGGCCGCATCGTCGAGGAGATGGACGTGGAGGCCCTGCGTCGGGGGGCGGCGCGGGAGGACTACACGCGCCAGCTCTTGCGCGCCAGCCAGGGCTACGACCGCGCGGCGGCGGACAGCTTCAAGGACTTTGCCTGA
- a CDS encoding tetratricopeptide repeat protein gives MSQAPLNVPGVVMVSLSEAYAIAIGHHRAGRMGEAAGVYRAILDADPRQADALHLLGVLAGQTGRSEEAVSLIAQAIALDPGAADYHDNLGSLRRGGGDAARAAAQHARALALEPGRAKATFNRGLALGDLGLVGEALNCFRAALRIDPGYGAAALAAGRLLAGGPEPLAAGCWLAHALTLAPDSADAWAAVGRARLAAGEADGAVAGYGRAARLRPDDGAALSNLAMATLQASGALPEFPRADRPEASWGEPLARALDLFLAALERGAGEVTEAALFRSAVLTIHRGMLDDARLERIAKRARDRLRRAPGDGAAAACIAHGLYRRGRLVAASRLARRCLRGWSEEAIRADQQAVKWRQVDARPVFLGTLAGYRPRIAEAGERSMPVPPAAGGGAILLVSVDFRYWRRFGGWFLSHALKDAPGDRVHVHIVNPGAEDCADLDRRCAAQPGRLSWSLERIDLSAHAPGAETTYYACARFFVALDLLERTGAPVFITDIDARCTAPLPLDLRDGTGWDLTIMRDRRARGPFDDIIVSFLGIAPTAAGREFLGLVGTYIGWFFDRGEAAWTLDQAAPYAALHDWMRRGRVPRLREYEFLRLPWFDFPVKGEG, from the coding sequence ATGTCGCAAGCCCCCCTGAACGTTCCCGGAGTCGTCATGGTCAGCCTGTCCGAAGCCTATGCCATCGCCATCGGCCACCACCGGGCCGGACGGATGGGCGAGGCCGCCGGGGTCTACCGGGCGATTCTCGACGCCGATCCGCGGCAGGCCGACGCGCTGCATCTGCTGGGCGTCCTGGCGGGCCAGACCGGGCGGAGCGAGGAGGCGGTGTCGCTGATCGCCCAGGCCATCGCGCTGGACCCAGGGGCGGCGGACTATCACGACAATCTGGGCAGTCTGCGCCGCGGCGGCGGTGATGCGGCGCGGGCGGCCGCGCAGCACGCACGCGCCCTGGCGCTGGAGCCGGGGCGTGCCAAAGCCACCTTCAACCGGGGGCTGGCGCTCGGCGATCTGGGCTTGGTGGGGGAGGCCCTCAACTGCTTCCGCGCCGCCCTGCGGATCGATCCCGGCTATGGGGCGGCGGCGCTGGCGGCGGGGCGGCTGTTGGCCGGTGGGCCGGAACCGCTGGCGGCGGGGTGCTGGCTGGCCCATGCGCTGACATTGGCGCCGGACAGCGCAGATGCCTGGGCGGCCGTGGGGCGGGCGCGGCTGGCGGCGGGAGAGGCTGATGGGGCGGTGGCGGGCTACGGCCGGGCGGCGCGGCTGCGTCCGGACGACGGGGCGGCGCTGAGCAACCTCGCCATGGCGACCTTGCAGGCAAGCGGCGCCCTGCCGGAATTTCCCCGCGCCGACCGCCCGGAGGCAAGCTGGGGCGAACCGCTCGCCCGCGCGCTCGACCTGTTCCTGGCGGCGCTGGAGCGCGGCGCGGGCGAGGTGACGGAGGCGGCGCTGTTCCGCTCCGCCGTGCTGACCATCCACCGCGGCATGCTGGACGACGCGCGGCTGGAGCGGATCGCCAAGCGGGCGCGGGACCGGCTGAGGCGGGCGCCGGGAGACGGTGCAGCGGCGGCCTGCATCGCCCATGGCCTCTACCGCCGGGGGCGGCTGGTGGCCGCCTCGCGCCTCGCCCGGCGCTGTCTGCGCGGCTGGTCGGAGGAGGCGATCCGCGCCGACCAGCAGGCGGTAAAATGGCGGCAGGTCGATGCGCGCCCGGTCTTCCTCGGCACGCTCGCCGGGTATCGGCCGCGAATCGCCGAGGCGGGGGAACGGTCGATGCCGGTTCCGCCCGCGGCTGGTGGTGGCGCGATCCTGCTGGTCAGCGTCGATTTCCGCTATTGGCGGCGCTTCGGCGGCTGGTTTCTGTCCCATGCGCTGAAGGACGCGCCGGGCGACCGCGTGCATGTCCACATCGTGAACCCCGGTGCGGAGGATTGCGCCGACCTGGACCGCCGCTGCGCCGCCCAGCCGGGGCGGCTGTCCTGGTCGCTGGAGCGCATAGACTTGTCCGCCCACGCGCCGGGGGCGGAGACCACCTATTACGCCTGCGCGCGCTTCTTCGTGGCCCTGGACCTGCTGGAACGGACGGGGGCGCCGGTCTTCATCACCGACATCGACGCCCGCTGCACGGCGCCGCTTCCGCTGGATTTGCGCGACGGGACGGGCTGGGACCTGACGATCATGCGCGACCGCCGCGCCCGCGGGCCGTTCGACGACATCATCGTCAGCTTCCTCGGCATTGCGCCGACCGCGGCGGGGCGGGAGTTTCTCGGTCTCGTCGGCACCTACATCGGCTGGTTCTTCGACCGGGGCGAGGCGGCCTGGACGCTCGACCAGGCGGCGCCCTACGCCGCCCTTCACGACTGGATGCGGCGCGGGCGGGTGCCTCGGCTGCGGGAGTACGAATTCCTGCGCCTGCCCTGGTTCGATTTCCCCGTGAAGGGCGAGGGGTGA
- the nikC gene encoding nickel transporter permease: protein MMHVTENGLRAWLTAETPQSRGQARLGRVYLGWLAFTRNRLAMIGLGIVLLLVLMAALAPLLAPYDPYMQDLSQRLLPPSAAHWLGTDAFGRDILSRILYGSRLTLMIVALVAVTAPVAGLLIGTVAGYLGGWVDAVLMRVTDIFLAFPKLILALAFVSALGPGIENAIIAIAITSWPPYARIARAETITIRKSDFISAARLQGASTPRIILGHVVPLCSSSLIVRVTLDMAGIILTAAGLGFLGLGAQPPAPEWGAMIATGRQYVLEQWWVATMPGIAIFVVSLGFNLLGDGLRDVLDPKGQ, encoded by the coding sequence ATGATGCACGTAACGGAAAACGGGCTGCGGGCGTGGCTGACGGCGGAGACTCCGCAGTCCCGCGGGCAGGCACGGCTGGGCCGGGTCTATCTGGGCTGGCTGGCCTTCACGCGCAACCGGCTGGCCATGATCGGGCTGGGCATCGTGCTGCTGCTGGTGCTGATGGCGGCGCTGGCCCCGCTGCTCGCGCCCTATGACCCCTACATGCAGGACCTGTCGCAGCGTCTGCTGCCGCCCAGCGCGGCGCACTGGCTGGGCACCGACGCCTTCGGCCGGGACATCCTGTCGCGCATCCTCTACGGCTCCCGCCTGACGCTGATGATCGTGGCGCTGGTCGCGGTGACGGCGCCGGTGGCCGGGCTGCTGATCGGGACGGTGGCGGGCTATCTCGGCGGCTGGGTGGACGCGGTGCTGATGCGCGTCACCGACATCTTCCTGGCCTTCCCCAAGCTGATCCTGGCGCTGGCCTTCGTCTCGGCGCTGGGGCCGGGCATCGAGAACGCCATCATCGCCATCGCGATCACCAGCTGGCCGCCCTACGCCCGCATCGCGCGGGCCGAGACGATCACCATCCGCAAGAGCGACTTCATCAGCGCCGCGCGGCTCCAGGGCGCCTCGACGCCGCGGATCATCCTCGGCCATGTCGTGCCGCTCTGCTCCTCCTCGCTGATCGTGCGGGTGACGCTGGACATGGCGGGGATCATCCTGACGGCGGCGGGGCTGGGCTTCCTCGGCCTCGGCGCGCAGCCGCCCGCCCCGGAATGGGGCGCGATGATCGCCACCGGGCGCCAGTATGTGCTGGAGCAGTGGTGGGTCGCCACCATGCCCGGCATCGCCATCTTCGTGGTCAGCCTGGGCTTCAACCTGCTGGGCGACGGCCTGCGCGACGTTCTGGACCCGAAAGGCCAATGA
- a CDS encoding DMT family transporter, which yields MLTANLAALGAALCWAASGLIAIGPVRAIGSVAFNRLRMSIVFVGTALAATLLGGWQTLDLQGAAILALSGAVGIVMGDTALFWALGRIGPRRNSVIYATNAPITALLAWAVLGEALGPWTAVGIALVTAGVMLAIFFRASPVPNGTGTVPHDWESVRGRLLIGVGACLIAAVCQAAGSVIARPVMAAGADPIAAAAVRVGMSGLLLFAGGLLPGQRFGFGPGLTPRIFAQVVVNGFIGLGLGMTLLLIGLAHGNAGVVATLSATSPVLILPMLWVWTRQRPGAGAWAGAIVAVLGVALIVNR from the coding sequence ATGCTGACCGCCAACCTCGCCGCCCTGGGGGCCGCGCTCTGCTGGGCGGCCAGCGGGCTGATCGCCATCGGCCCGGTGCGGGCCATCGGCTCGGTCGCCTTCAACCGCCTGCGCATGAGCATCGTCTTCGTCGGCACGGCGCTGGCCGCGACTCTGCTCGGCGGCTGGCAGACGCTCGACCTGCAAGGCGCGGCGATCCTGGCGCTGTCCGGCGCGGTCGGCATCGTGATGGGCGACACCGCGCTGTTTTGGGCGCTGGGGCGCATCGGGCCGCGCCGCAACTCGGTCATCTACGCCACCAACGCGCCGATCACCGCGCTCCTTGCCTGGGCCGTGCTGGGAGAGGCTCTGGGACCATGGACGGCGGTCGGCATCGCGCTGGTCACCGCCGGGGTGATGCTGGCGATCTTCTTCCGCGCCAGCCCGGTCCCGAACGGCACGGGCACCGTTCCCCATGACTGGGAGTCGGTGCGGGGGCGCCTGCTGATTGGCGTCGGCGCCTGCCTGATCGCCGCCGTCTGCCAGGCCGCCGGCTCGGTCATCGCCCGGCCGGTGATGGCGGCGGGCGCCGACCCCATCGCGGCGGCGGCGGTGCGCGTCGGCATGTCGGGGCTGCTTCTCTTCGCGGGCGGGCTGCTGCCCGGCCAGCGCTTCGGCTTCGGCCCCGGCCTGACGCCGCGCATTTTCGCCCAGGTGGTGGTGAACGGCTTCATCGGGCTGGGGCTGGGGATGACGCTGCTGCTGATCGGGCTGGCCCACGGCAATGCCGGCGTGGTCGCCACCCTGTCGGCCACCAGCCCGGTGCTGATCCTGCCGATGCTGTGGGTCTGGACCCGCCAACGTCCGGGGGCCGGAGCCTGGGCGGGCGCCATCGTGGCGGTGCTGGGCGTGGCGCTGATCGTCAACCGCTGA
- a CDS encoding ABC transporter ATP-binding protein, translated as MSETPLLEVENLRISFPTRTGVTQAVRGVSFTVGREKLGIVGESGSGKSMTGRAILRLVPPPGIVTADTLSFQGEDLLTLPENRLRGIRGRRISMVMQDPKFSLNPVMTIGAQIAEAYRVHSSAGKAEAKRRALEMLEAVRIRNPERVYGLYPHEVSGGMGQRIMIAMMLIPNPDLLIADEPTSALDVTVQMQVLAIMDELCSSRGMGMIFISHDLNLVASFCDRIIIMYAGRVVETCRASELHAAKHPYTRGLLDSLPRLDDTRAELPVLARDPSWLEDFPPSPPGGEGRGEGASASPEGSGKAQPPHPNPLPGGERGHGPVEGGR; from the coding sequence ATGAGCGAGACACCTCTGCTGGAGGTCGAGAACCTCCGCATCTCCTTTCCCACCCGGACGGGCGTGACGCAGGCGGTGCGCGGCGTCTCCTTCACCGTCGGGCGGGAAAAGCTGGGCATCGTCGGCGAGTCCGGCTCCGGCAAGTCGATGACCGGGCGGGCCATCCTGCGGCTGGTCCCGCCGCCCGGAATCGTCACCGCCGACACGCTGTCCTTCCAGGGCGAGGATCTGCTGACCCTGCCGGAGAATCGGCTGCGCGGCATCCGCGGGCGGCGCATCTCCATGGTCATGCAGGACCCGAAATTCTCGCTGAACCCGGTGATGACCATCGGCGCCCAGATCGCCGAGGCCTACCGCGTCCATTCCAGCGCCGGCAAGGCGGAGGCGAAGCGGCGCGCGCTGGAGATGCTGGAGGCGGTGCGCATCCGCAACCCGGAGCGGGTCTACGGCCTCTACCCGCACGAGGTGTCGGGCGGCATGGGCCAGCGCATCATGATCGCCATGATGCTGATCCCCAACCCCGACCTGCTGATCGCCGACGAGCCGACCTCGGCGCTCGACGTGACGGTGCAGATGCAGGTGCTGGCGATCATGGACGAGCTGTGCTCCAGCCGCGGCATGGGGATGATCTTTATCAGCCACGACCTGAACCTCGTGGCGTCCTTCTGCGACCGCATCATCATCATGTACGCGGGGCGGGTGGTCGAAACCTGCCGCGCGTCGGAGCTGCACGCGGCGAAGCACCCCTACACCCGCGGCCTGCTCGACAGCCTGCCGCGGCTGGACGACACGCGGGCGGAGCTGCCGGTGCTGGCGCGCGACCCGTCCTGGCTGGAGGATTTCCCCCCCTCTCCCCCCGGGGGAGAGGGTCGGGGTGAGGGGGCGTCGGCATCGCCGGAAGGTTCGGGAAAAGCGCAACCCCCTCACCCTAACCCTCTCCCCGGAGGGGAGAGGGGGCATGGTCCGGTGGAGGGCGGGCGATGA
- a CDS encoding MarR family winged helix-turn-helix transcriptional regulator — translation MASPRRKRSGADPAAPVLHLTRFLPYRLSVLSNTVSHTVAKLYEKRFGITIPEWRVIAVLGGGETLSAGEIAQRTAMDKVQVSRAISRMLDSGLILRESGATDRRKAQLTLTPKALAIYTEIVPLALAYERELTGALTEEEMGQLDGLLAKLQAQADALAARPTPLPAPHPPDAG, via the coding sequence ATGGCCTCCCCTCGCCGCAAGCGTTCCGGCGCCGATCCCGCCGCGCCGGTGCTGCATCTGACGCGCTTCCTGCCCTACCGCCTGTCGGTGCTGTCCAACACGGTCAGCCACACGGTGGCGAAGCTGTACGAGAAGCGCTTCGGCATCACCATCCCGGAATGGCGGGTCATCGCCGTGCTGGGCGGCGGCGAGACGCTGAGCGCGGGGGAGATCGCCCAGCGCACCGCCATGGACAAGGTGCAGGTCAGCCGGGCGATCAGCCGGATGCTCGATTCGGGCCTGATCCTGCGCGAATCGGGCGCCACCGACCGCCGCAAGGCGCAGCTGACCCTGACGCCGAAGGCGCTGGCGATCTACACGGAGATCGTCCCCCTCGCGCTGGCCTACGAGCGGGAGCTGACCGGCGCGCTCACGGAGGAGGAGATGGGCCAGCTCGACGGCCTGCTGGCCAAGCTCCAGGCCCAGGCCGACGCGCTGGCCGCCCGTCCCACTCCGCTGCCCGCCCCGCACCCCCCGGACGCGGGCTGA